From the Microcoleus sp. AS-A8 genome, one window contains:
- a CDS encoding transposase, with product MLLTQTNRLHLSVEETQTLRTLCRLSKNLYNVGLYTVRQYFFTERKHLRYESTYHHCKTNENYKLLATDIGQQTLKVVDRAFQSFFGLLEARRTGTFTSFVSIPRYLDKEGYLALIIPIRARQVFKEWKFPIPLSRDFKRQIGGSVTLEIPERLREKRIKEIRIYPKYNACLFDVTYIYESDDTPAQVNPEHMMGIDLGMDNLAACITTKQTSFVIDGKRLKSVNQWFNKRKSQLQSEKDKQGIKGLTEQQFRITDRRNRRVRDYLNKAARHIINHCIDQGIGKVVVGYNPGMKQDSNMGTRNNQNFVQVPIFTLRLKLRSLCERYGITFVEQEESYTSKSSFVDGDPIPVYNADNPVEFKGSGKRINRGLYRTKKGWLINADINGAANILKKHLESSQDKPRFGLGRGCLAQPLRVKIS from the coding sequence ATGCTCCTGACTCAAACAAATCGATTGCATCTGAGTGTTGAAGAAACCCAGACGCTTCGGACATTGTGCCGCCTGAGTAAGAATCTCTACAATGTAGGACTCTACACAGTGAGGCAATACTTTTTCACTGAACGCAAGCACTTGCGCTACGAATCGACTTATCATCATTGCAAAACCAACGAGAATTACAAATTGTTGGCGACAGACATTGGGCAGCAAACTCTCAAAGTTGTTGATCGAGCTTTTCAGTCGTTTTTCGGCTTGCTCGAAGCTAGACGAACTGGAACGTTTACGAGCTTTGTATCTATACCTCGATATTTGGATAAAGAAGGATACTTGGCTCTGATTATTCCGATTCGTGCAAGGCAAGTCTTCAAAGAGTGGAAGTTTCCAATTCCTTTGTCTCGTGATTTTAAACGACAAATTGGAGGAAGCGTAACCCTTGAAATCCCGGAACGCCTGAGAGAAAAGCGAATCAAGGAGATTCGCATTTATCCCAAGTACAACGCTTGCCTGTTCGATGTAACTTACATCTACGAATCTGATGATACTCCGGCTCAAGTTAACCCTGAACACATGATGGGCATTGACCTGGGGATGGATAATCTCGCGGCTTGTATAACGACAAAACAAACGAGTTTTGTCATTGATGGCAAGCGGCTTAAATCTGTTAATCAGTGGTTTAATAAGCGGAAGTCCCAACTTCAATCTGAAAAAGATAAGCAGGGCATCAAGGGGCTTACCGAGCAGCAGTTTAGAATCACAGACCGTCGTAATCGTCGGGTTAGAGATTATTTGAACAAAGCGGCTCGACACATTATTAACCACTGTATTGACCAAGGAATTGGCAAAGTGGTTGTGGGCTACAACCCAGGAATGAAACAAGACTCCAACATGGGTACTCGCAACAATCAGAACTTTGTCCAAGTTCCAATTTTTACCCTTCGCCTCAAGCTGAGAAGCCTCTGTGAGCGATACGGCATTACTTTTGTCGAGCAAGAAGAATCCTATACCTCCAAATCCAGTTTTGTAGATGGCGACCCAATCCCCGTTTACAACGCTGACAACCCAGTTGAATTTAAAGGAAGTGGCAAACGTATTAATCGTGGACTGTACCGAACCAAGAAAGGTTGGCTGATCAACGCTGATATTAACGGAGCTGCAAATATCCTCAAAAAACATCTTGAAAGTAGCCAGGATAAACCTCGGTTTGGACTGGGTAGAGGCTGTTTGGCGCAGCCGTTAAGGGTGAAAATCTCTTAA
- a CDS encoding Mur ligase family protein — protein MDLSISVVDRLRLGVSVGVSKTVTSVVRSLRLGAASVLPGEVARRLQPKALPLLFKQVRRGVILVVGTNGKTTTSLLLCTILEAQGWRVAHNATGANLINGLVTTLLENTNLLGQLNADYAILEVDENILPLILRDCQPQFILGLNLFRDQLDRYGEVDTISRRWQEAIAPLPPDTKVILNADDPTLSHLGQQLPQKVLFFGLSEPDLYLDEIPHAVDSIYCPSCGHPLDYEGVYLSHLGDYRCPSCGFSKSQLAVNSREWPQILIGVYNKYNTLAAGLVAREMGIDTAAIYDTVKNFRAAFGRAEELDVNGKHVRILLSKNPVGMNETIRAVTDIQKKGGASTKLLVLNDRTPDGTDVSWIWDVDTEKLVELGGTIIVSGDRVYDMALRLRYSQTAEDNKFRLIVKEDLQEAIATALELTPANETLHILPTYSAMLEVRGLLTGRKIL, from the coding sequence GTGGATTTGAGCATATCAGTTGTTGATCGATTACGGCTTGGAGTATCTGTCGGGGTATCAAAAACAGTTACGTCTGTGGTACGTTCGTTACGCTTGGGAGCCGCGAGTGTGTTGCCGGGAGAGGTGGCTCGTCGTCTCCAGCCGAAGGCGCTACCGCTACTGTTTAAACAAGTCAGGCGAGGGGTAATTCTCGTTGTTGGCACCAATGGTAAAACGACGACTTCTCTACTCCTGTGTACCATTCTTGAGGCTCAGGGTTGGCGAGTCGCGCACAATGCCACGGGTGCGAATTTGATTAATGGCTTGGTGACGACACTACTGGAAAATACAAATTTACTGGGTCAGCTAAACGCAGACTATGCCATTTTGGAGGTGGATGAGAATATCCTGCCTCTAATCCTGCGCGATTGTCAGCCTCAGTTCATTTTGGGTTTAAACTTGTTTCGCGACCAGCTCGATCGCTATGGAGAAGTCGATACAATCAGTCGTCGATGGCAAGAAGCGATCGCACCTCTTCCCCCTGACACCAAAGTCATCTTAAACGCTGATGACCCCACCCTCTCCCATTTAGGTCAGCAGCTACCTCAAAAGGTCTTATTCTTTGGTCTGAGTGAACCTGACCTGTATCTGGATGAAATTCCTCATGCTGTAGACTCGATTTATTGTCCCAGTTGTGGACATCCTTTGGATTATGAGGGCGTTTACCTCTCCCATTTAGGAGACTATCGCTGCCCTAGCTGCGGTTTTAGCAAGAGTCAACTAGCGGTAAATAGTCGAGAATGGCCTCAAATTCTGATTGGTGTTTATAACAAATACAACACCCTAGCGGCGGGGTTAGTAGCACGGGAGATGGGAATTGATACCGCCGCCATTTATGACACGGTTAAGAACTTCCGTGCCGCCTTTGGACGTGCGGAAGAATTAGATGTAAATGGGAAGCATGTGCGGATTTTGTTATCCAAGAATCCGGTAGGCATGAATGAAACGATCCGTGCCGTGACTGACATCCAAAAAAAAGGTGGCGCATCGACCAAGCTATTGGTACTCAATGACCGTACACCCGATGGTACGGATGTGTCCTGGATTTGGGATGTGGATACCGAGAAGCTGGTGGAATTAGGGGGAACGATTATTGTTAGTGGCGATCGCGTTTATGATATGGCACTACGCCTACGCTATAGCCAAACGGCAGAAGACAATAAGTTTCGACTCATTGTCAAAGAAGACTTGCAGGAAGCGATCGCGACAGCTTTGGAACTCACCCCAGCCAATGAAACCCTCCATATTTTACCCACCTACTCCGCCATGCTGGAAGTACGCGGCTTGCTGACGGGTCGGAAAATTCTCTAG
- a CDS encoding glycosyltransferase translates to MEPLVSVVIPTYRRPLLVKRAVQSALAQTLSQIEVIVVIDGPEQSTREALTTIDDSRLRVIELPSNQGSCSARNTGVAAAQAKWVAFLDDDDEWMPQKLERQLEVVRSSQSSLPIATCYLVVRSPKGEAIWPRRPPAESEPLSEYLFVRNTLFQGEALIQTSTILTAKELLEKVPYRSSMQKHDDWDWLLRAINQEGVGIEFVSEPLSIWYLGENRPTLSSTYDWQSSFNWIQAARDLVTPRAYSSFILAEVSARAARTQDWKAFCLLLWEAIRQGSPTPADLCLYLGMWLIPPQTRHWLRNLLTRERRTLPT, encoded by the coding sequence TTGGAACCCCTAGTCAGTGTCGTGATACCCACCTATCGCAGGCCACTATTGGTTAAACGGGCGGTTCAAAGTGCGCTTGCTCAAACGCTGAGTCAAATTGAAGTTATTGTTGTCATTGATGGCCCAGAGCAGTCCACTCGTGAAGCACTGACAACGATCGATGATTCCCGGTTGAGGGTGATTGAACTACCAAGCAATCAAGGGAGCTGTAGCGCCAGGAACACTGGGGTGGCTGCCGCTCAAGCCAAATGGGTAGCTTTTCTAGACGATGATGATGAATGGATGCCCCAAAAGCTAGAACGGCAACTGGAAGTTGTTAGAAGTTCTCAGTCCTCGCTTCCAATTGCCACCTGCTATCTGGTTGTGCGATCGCCCAAAGGAGAGGCAATTTGGCCGAGAAGACCTCCGGCTGAGTCGGAACCGTTGAGTGAATATCTGTTTGTTCGCAATACCTTGTTCCAGGGAGAAGCACTGATCCAAACCTCCACCATCCTCACCGCCAAAGAGTTATTGGAAAAAGTTCCCTACAGAAGCAGTATGCAAAAGCATGATGATTGGGACTGGCTATTGCGGGCAATCAACCAGGAAGGGGTAGGGATTGAATTTGTGTCTGAGCCGTTGTCGATTTGGTATTTAGGGGAAAATCGTCCTACTTTAAGTAGCACTTACGATTGGCAAAGTTCATTCAACTGGATTCAAGCTGCACGAGATTTAGTAACACCGAGAGCTTATTCATCCTTCATATTGGCAGAAGTCAGCGCACGAGCTGCCCGAACCCAAGATTGGAAAGCCTTTTGCCTTCTGCTTTGGGAAGCCATCAGGCAAGGTTCGCCCACACCTGCTGACTTATGTTTGTATCTCGGCATGTGGCTAATCCCCCCACAGACCCGACACTGGTTACGGAATCTTTTAACGAGGGAACGTAGGACATTGCCAACTTGA